A window of Chryseobacterium aquaeductus genomic DNA:
TCATAGTCAAGACCTGTGTCTTCTAATATTTTGACAGCATCATGCACAGACTTATTCACAACATTAGGAACAGGAATTTCCTGACCATGATTGGTATGATACTCCAACCAGCGGAATGTAAGCCACACTAACCCCACAAAAAGTGCGATTGCTACTGCCAAATTAACTAAAACTTTCCAATTGAAAAGTGATTTAAGCATACTTTAAAATACTTGAATTATAACGGCAAATATAACTAATAATTTTTGATTGCACTTTTTATTTAAAAGAATTAGCATTTGGTTTCAATTTTTCTAAAATACAATTCACGCATGATATAATTTCATTAAATTTGCCTTTATTGATAAAAACAGACATGAGCAAAAAACACGTTGCCGTAGTGATGGGAGGCTATTCTGACGAATATAAAGTTTCTTTAAAAAGTGGACAGCTAATCTATGATTCTTTAGACAGAGATCTATACGAAGTATATAAAATCGTGATTCTAAAAGATGAATGGTATTTTTTAGATGAAAACGAAAACAAACTTCCTATTAATAAAGGAGATTTTTCGGTTTCTTTAAATTCAAACGAAACTTTAAAATTTGACGTCTGCTTCAACATCATCCACGGAAGTCCTGGCGAGAACGGAGTTTTGCAGGCATATTGGGACGCTGTAGGACAAACCTATACCGGTTGTGATTTTTACCAAAGTGCTCTTACATTTAACAAGAAAGATACTTTAGCCGTTTTATCAAAATACGGAATTCCGTCTGCGAAAAGTATTTATTTAAGAAAAGGAGAAAAAATTAATGTTAATGAAATTGTAGAAAATCTCGGACTTCCTGTATTTGTAAAACCCAATCAATCCGGTTCGTCTCTTGGGATTTCTAAGGTAAAAGAAGCGTCTGAACTCATTGCTTCAACCGAAATTGCCTTTAAAGAAGATGATGAAATTTTAATTGAAAGTTTTCTCAACGGAATGGAAGTTTCTGTAGGCGTAATCGATTTTAAAGGAGAAACTATTGTTTTAGGAATTACAGAAATTGTTCCCAAAAATGAATTCTTTGATTACGAAGCTAAATATGAAGGCGCTTCAGAAGAAATTACTCCTGCTAGAATTGACAAAGAAACCACAAAAAGAATGGAAGAGATCGCAAAAAGAGCCTACGATTCTTTGGGAATGAGCGGATTCTCACGAAGTGAATTTATTTTGATGGATGGAATTCCATATATGCTGGAAATGAATACCAATCCTGGATTTTCTCCTGCAAGTATTCTTCCTCAACAGGCAAAAATCTACGGAATTTCGATCAAGGATCTTTGCGGAAACGAAGTTGAAAAAGCTTTACAAAAAGGAAACTAGATATTAGAAGTTAGATATTAGAGTAAAATAACTCGTAATTGATAACCCATAACTTATAACTTTATTTGCGCATGAAAATTGCTGTTTTTCCGGGATCTTTTGATCCGATTACATTAGGACATTACGATATTATCGAGAGAGCTGCGGCACTTTTCGACAAAGTAATTATTGCCATTGGCCAAAATTCTCAGAAAAAATATATGTTTCCCATTGAAAAAAGAATGGAATTCATACAAAACTCGGTTGCCGAATTTCCCAATGTAGAGGTTGATTTTTTTGAAGGTCTGACGGTTGATTACTGTTTTCAAAAAAACGCTCAATTTATCCTTCGAGGTCTCAGAAATCCTGCAGATTTTGAATTTGAAAAAGCAATTGCTCATACCAATCGCACTTTAGCCCACAAAAAACTTGAAACCGTTTTCTTATTAACCTCATCTGGAAAATCATTCATCAGTAGCAGCATCGTGAGAGAAATCATCAATCATGGTGGCGAATATGAATTATTGGTTCCCGAAGCGGTGAGAGTAGAAAAATAATTGATAAATGATCGTTGATAATTGATTCAAACTTGAATTTTTATCAATTATAAATCATCTATCATCATTAATAATATATGCATCAACAGTTCAATCTCATCATAGAAATTCTCGGAACCATATCCTTTGCGATGTCTGGGAGTTTTGCTGCGATGCAAAAAAGGCTTGATCCTTTTGGGGTACTGATTATTGCTTTTGTAACTTCTGTTGGCGGCGGAACAGTGAGAGATTTACTTTTAGATATTCCCGTTTTTTGGATGCATGATCTTTTGATGTGCGGTTTGATTTTGGCGACGAGTGTTTTTTCGATGGTCTTTAAATCTATTGAAAAAAACTTTAAGGTCACTTTATTTATATTCGACAGTTTCGGGTTGGGATTATTTACAATTATTGGCGTACAGAAAGGTCTAAATGCAGACATCCATCCTTTAATTTGTATAGGATTGGGAACGATCACAGGATGTTTTGGTGGAATTATTCGGGATATTTTATTGAATAGAATTCCTTTGATTTTCAGAAAAGAAATTTATGCAAGTGCTTGTATTGTTGGCGGATCCACATTTTTGCTACTGACACATTTTACAACGCTTTCTTACACATTTATACAAATTTTCACAATCCTGATGATTGTAAGTGTAAGGACTTTAGCTGTGAAATACCAATGGCAAATTCCTAAATTTTATGGATATGAGAGTAATTCTGAAATGTAGATTTATTTAAATAGAAAAATGCACCGAAACAAATTGGTGCATTTATATTTTATGTGAAAGATTATCATTTTAAAACTTCCCTCTCTGTCTCATGTGAGGATTGTGAATATGCTTTTGCATGGTTGGCATTTTCAGCTGATCTTTCATCATTTTTATTTGATCAGTCATCATTCCTGCTGTATCTAGTCTTTTCGCTTCATCCAGAAGCCTTTGTCCTTCTTGTCTTCTTCCTTTAGAAATTGCTCCGGCAGCCAAGTTTAAGGTAGCCATCGCTCTGTCATGCTTCATATTTAAACCATATTCCAAGGCTTTTTTCATCAAAGGCTCTACTTTCGTCGGATGATCTTGAGCCAAAACCAAACCTTGTAGATAGTGATAATAGCCGTATTGATTCTTATGAAGTTCAGTTTTATAATCTTTAATATTATTTAAAAATTTCGAAGCTTTTACCATATCTTGCTTTCTCAATTGCCAGAATGCCAAAAGAATATTTTCGTTTTTAAAGAAAAGAAAAATAGGCAACGCAGACAAAAGGAAAATAACGATTCCCCATCCTAAGTTTCTTGTGAAAATCATCATGTAAAGACCTCCTAAAATTAGAAGAGCTGCAACTACGATTTTTATGTATTTATTCATTAATTAAAATTTTGAAATGCAAAGATAAAGAATTTAGAGATTAGAAGCTAGATGTTACGGTCTGGAATTAATAACTATTCTGTCTTTAGTTTTTCATAAGTTTGAAAGCAGAAATCATATTGGTTTTTTTCATCTTTCTCGTGGCAGACTTCATTTGAAAGCTTCCAGATTTTCGGATCAATTTTAGGAAAAAAAGTGTCAGCTTCCAAATTAGTTTTCACTAAAGTAACTTCTAGTTTATCAGCCAATTCCATGGTTTGTTCGTAGATAGTTCCGCCACCGATGATGAAAATGTTTTCATTAATTTTTTTGGCAAATTTTACAGCTTCCTTGATGCTACCAACAATCAGAATTCCCTCTTCAAACCAGTTTTTCTTTTTTGAAATCACAATATTGGTGCGGTTTGGAAGTGCTTTTCCGATGCTTTCATAGGTTTTTCTTCCCATGATGA
This region includes:
- a CDS encoding D-alanine--D-alanine ligase — protein: MSKKHVAVVMGGYSDEYKVSLKSGQLIYDSLDRDLYEVYKIVILKDEWYFLDENENKLPINKGDFSVSLNSNETLKFDVCFNIIHGSPGENGVLQAYWDAVGQTYTGCDFYQSALTFNKKDTLAVLSKYGIPSAKSIYLRKGEKINVNEIVENLGLPVFVKPNQSGSSLGISKVKEASELIASTEIAFKEDDEILIESFLNGMEVSVGVIDFKGETIVLGITEIVPKNEFFDYEAKYEGASEEITPARIDKETTKRMEEIAKRAYDSLGMSGFSRSEFILMDGIPYMLEMNTNPGFSPASILPQQAKIYGISIKDLCGNEVEKALQKGN
- the coaD gene encoding pantetheine-phosphate adenylyltransferase, yielding MKIAVFPGSFDPITLGHYDIIERAAALFDKVIIAIGQNSQKKYMFPIEKRMEFIQNSVAEFPNVEVDFFEGLTVDYCFQKNAQFILRGLRNPADFEFEKAIAHTNRTLAHKKLETVFLLTSSGKSFISSSIVREIINHGGEYELLVPEAVRVEK
- a CDS encoding trimeric intracellular cation channel family protein yields the protein MHQQFNLIIEILGTISFAMSGSFAAMQKRLDPFGVLIIAFVTSVGGGTVRDLLLDIPVFWMHDLLMCGLILATSVFSMVFKSIEKNFKVTLFIFDSFGLGLFTIIGVQKGLNADIHPLICIGLGTITGCFGGIIRDILLNRIPLIFRKEIYASACIVGGSTFLLLTHFTTLSYTFIQIFTILMIVSVRTLAVKYQWQIPKFYGYESNSEM
- a CDS encoding DUF2892 domain-containing protein, giving the protein MNKYIKIVVAALLILGGLYMMIFTRNLGWGIVIFLLSALPIFLFFKNENILLAFWQLRKQDMVKASKFLNNIKDYKTELHKNQYGYYHYLQGLVLAQDHPTKVEPLMKKALEYGLNMKHDRAMATLNLAAGAISKGRRQEGQRLLDEAKRLDTAGMMTDQIKMMKDQLKMPTMQKHIHNPHMRQRGKF
- a CDS encoding dihydrofolate reductase, which produces MTTIVVAMGEKNEIGSNNQLLWHLPKDLKHFKELTTDHPIIMGRKTYESIGKALPNRTNIVISKKKNWFEEGILIVGSIKEAVKFAKKINENIFIIGGGTIYEQTMELADKLEVTLVKTNLEADTFFPKIDPKIWKLSNEVCHEKDEKNQYDFCFQTYEKLKTE